A window of the Lagopus muta isolate bLagMut1 chromosome 1, bLagMut1 primary, whole genome shotgun sequence genome harbors these coding sequences:
- the NDUFB4 gene encoding NADH dehydrogenase [ubiquinone] 1 beta subcomplex subunit 4 — MASKPTRTVVEEYRPNRFVSLPAELDPATYDASPEKRRAEAERLAIRARLKRQYLLQLNNPKPPAVIEDPALLRWDYARTHNIYPTFRPTPKTSFLGAVFAIGPILFWIAVFKTERDYKEKLIREGKYERPFSVF, encoded by the exons ATGGCGTCGAAGCCGACTCGTACGGTGGTTGAGGAGTACCGACCTAACCGCTTCGTTTCGTTGCCGGCTGAGCTCGACCCTGCCACTTATGACGCGTCGCCGGAGAAGCGCCGTGCCGAGGCCGAGCGCTTGGCCATCCGCGCCCGGCTCAAGCGGCAGtacctgctgcagctgaacaacCCGAAGCCGCCGGCCGTCATC GAAGATCCTGCCTTGCTCCGCTGGGACTATGCCAGGACGCACAACATCTACCCCACTTTCCGCCCGACGCCCAAGACGTCCTTCCTAGGAGCTGTATTTGCGATAGGCCCTATCCTCTTCTGGATAGCCGTCTTTAAAACTGAGAGG GATTATAAAGAGAAGCTTATCCGAGAAGGTAAATACGAGCGACCATTCAGTGTTTTTTAA